In Fusarium oxysporum f. sp. lycopersici 4287 chromosome 13, whole genome shotgun sequence, the DNA window ATAGCACTGACTGACTGCAGCAAgcctggaagaagaagccaacaAGGTTCAATGACCATTATTTGACAATATCTCCGTCAACCTTAGACTGATCAATGAGGGTAAACAAACCTCAAAAAAGATCGCCAAAAGTCTATGGTGGATGACACCACCTTATGTGCCTTCACACGGGATCGAACCGTGGACCTTGTCATTACTAGTGACACGCTCTACCACTGAGCCATGAAGGCGCCTTCTGATTGGATGAACTGGCTGATTTGTAAATTACCTTATCAAGCTGACTCAAAAGTAACTTTTCCTTGTGATCTGATGGATAATGTTACAGCGCGTTGACAGCAATCTTCTACCAGTAGCACTAGCACTACTGAGACAATTGGCCATCTCCATATTGCATCCTAATAGCCAATTCATGTTATAATTCACGGTATGGTCAAACAGATGGTTTCGTTAATGGGCACATAGTATGCACTGGCCATAGTAAGGCTTGACTAGACATGCTCTCAGCAGACCATGGAGGGTGGAGAACATGAATGcaggtgttgaagaagaacttgatACATCATGGCTTACTACTTGTGCCGCGGGAAGTGCAGCAGTCTCGCAAGCTATTTTTCTATCCATACCAACGGCTGTGATGGCAGAGCTTTGAGCCCATATGTGTCGAGCAGCTACATCAACCGAGATCTTAGTGTTCTATGGAGAAAGATATGTGGTtcaaaggaagagaagggtGAAACAGGGACTTGCCAAGAAAAGTTCAGGGTATTTCTAATCTTGGCAATGAGACAAGTTAGAAATTGCTAAATTAAAGAACCTTTACTCCCCaaataatataaaccttCCCAGAACGGGTAGAATTAAAGGTAATCATTCATGGAAAGCCTATATACTAATCACCCTGCTGCTGTGGTCCATAGTTCTGAGGCATAATACATTTGAACGGGAAGTTTACAAAAATGTAAGTGAATGTGCAAAGGGAAGTATGGCTATCCAATGTTGGTAACCCGATCAGCAATCCAGTTGGCGACAGCAGTGGCATTTTCATTGTAATCCCCGTGCGTGTCCAACATAGTAAGGAACCACCAGAGTGGGGCGCCCACAAGGGGGACAAAGGGCTTCCAGGGGATCGTTTTATCACAAAAGCTATCACCTGGGCGGCAGACACTCAGACTACGCGATGCAGCGATTTTGCCCATGGGCTTCTCCGGGTAACCCAGGGTAACAGCTACGCAGACGCGAAGTCAGTGGCAAGTTGTCAATGCTGTGAAAGGTATAGGTACTAACCGGCAGCGATGTGCTGTGTCACACCGGCAGTTACATTTTTAGCAGCTTTATGTAAAAGCTGGGCGCCCTGGCTGTAACCAGCGATGACAATCTTGGTATCGGGACACTGGCTTGCGGCCTGTAAGTAAGGTGTCAGTATCTCCCTCATTAGAGATGCGTCTTCGTGTTTTGACGTACCTGGTTGATTAGTTTAGCCATGGTCTTGCTGCCTTCGTTACAGCCTCCTTTGAAAATGTAGTCCCGCCTCCTCGCCTTGTAAGTCACGCCCTGGACGGCCAGGTTCTCCAAGCCAATACGGTCGGCAAGGCTATTGAATAAGGCGGGGCCGGTATTATTTGCTTTTCCTACATTGCCTGCCTGCCTGCTTCCTCGGGCGTAGATCATGGTGACATTGCGGCAGGGCGTCCCGTCGGTGAGCTGGTTATAAGTTTCGTTCGCGAATGGGAACCTTCCAAGGAAAGGGGGCTTGTCCTTGCCACAGCGTTTGTTGTGGTGTTCGAAATGGGTGTCGAGTTCGGCGAGAGGGGGGGTGAGGGCCTTGGTCTGCTCTACGACAGGAGCCGCATAGACAATGGTCGCAAGAGCGATGAGAGCCTGAGTGGGCTTCATGAAGGATAGAGGATTCGACCAAGCGCCGACTGATTTGTCGCTACAGAGTTGTACAGACCAGATTCGACTCGGAGAAGGCAATGAGTAGGCATGTTGGAAACAGAGGGAATGAAGGGTAGCTAGTCATTATATGATAAAATGTGTTGCTTTTGTTCATGTTGTTTTTTATTCGTAGTATTCTTGTTTGCGTTATTTGTCTTCATgttccttttccttttcttcctcgcTTTATTAAGCCCCGTAACCTTATCCCCCCCCAACAGGCCGAGGGGCGATTGCATGTCGGTCTTCGGGCCACAAATGTCATGTTCTGGGTATGTCTTGCTTGCTTACATGCGTTGATACGTGTCTTCTTCGTATGGCTTTAAGCCCGTATCAAGAGAGAAGTAATGTCGTAGCCACATATCAAGTAACAAAATCATAGCGCCTTTTCAACAAAACCACAGTGTAAGGGCGTCATACACTACGCCAAAAGAAAACACAATGACCTTAATATCAAGTCAGCAGATCACGCCTAATCTTATCTCCACAATGGCACATAGTGGAGGGATTTCTGAGCGCACATCTAAGGGTATTGCATTCCTTAATTTTTCGGTCCGTCTCGAAGCCTCTGGCCGCCTGGCACCACTTGGGCCTCGAAACATGGTCTTGTTCTTATGGGCACGTAGTATACACTGGTCATGGTAAGTCTTGAAGGAAAACGAACCCACGACTTCAAACCAACATGTCTTGAGCAGCAAACATGGCCCAATCATCTAAAAAATTGTAATCATTGAGTCAAGGTATATAATAACGTAAAAAGGTTTGACGAAAGAAATCATTCATCCCGCTGCCAGCTATCTATCCACATATCCATCCCGTCCTACTCATCGTCATGTCCATCATGATAAAAGACATCAAAAACCGCGTCGCTCTCTGGACCTTAGTTCGTGGTAGAGTAGGGCTGAGGATTATAGGGATGCGACACCAATGGGTCGTTGGACTGATATCCCGTCATGTTGACTGAGGTCGTAGAAGCATTCCGGTTGTCttgcttgaagatgaacaagATCGCCTTGATGGAGTCGGAGGGGTTCAACATGGCGAGCCAGGCATGGATACCGAAAGGACCGCCCTGATATGACCCCTCAGGCATGTTGCCCTGCTCCAACTTGGAAAAGTTTCCCCGGCCATGGCCAGACATGTAAACGCTCCATGGGTAGGCAAACATGAAGAACAGCGACAGAGGAGCCATTTCGATGCAGATAACGAGGTTGGGAATACCGACGTGAACATCAGCGTAGGTGAGCGTGTCGCTGGTCTTGAGAACGCTCTGGTCGTTGAGAACGGTGAAGATGATCTAAACAGTCAGTGTCATGATAAAGACGTAAGAAGGGATAAACCTTACACCCTGGATAAAAGTCAAGCCGACTACTATCTTGAAAGCAGTGAGCTTCAGCATCGGGTTATGGTGGGCGAggtccttcttgagaaggaagTACATCTGTAGAATCGAGAGGACCGAAATGACGAGGGAGATCGACATGATGATTCGGAGGTAGATGTTGGCGAAGTGTCGATCGTTGCTTTCTTGACAGAAGATACCGGCGGCTTGAGTAATATCGGTAGCGACTGCGACACCGATTGCGATGACGGGCATCTGAAAGATCATAATCCAACGTGTCTAGAAGGCTGTCAGTAAGATTTCCAATTGCTAATATGAGACAAACGTACCTTGAACCACTTAATaccattcttcttctttgtagCGAAAAACACGTCTTGTTGGTCTCGGTTCGGTGATACATAATCacagaggagaaggaagaaagatCCCAGCGCGAAACCCTCGTAGACATGAAGCCAGGGTTCAATGTAGACTGCTGCATGAGGGAAGCAGATGCAGAGGAACGAAATGATGGAGAACGCAGAAATGAGTGTGCCGATTCGCATGATCCTGAAATCGTTAGAATGACATGGGGGTTTAAGGGTAGGCTATGCGTACTTGACTTGTTCTGAGGGGTTGGAGAGATGCGTTGCGTGCatcatgttgatgaagaacatgACAATCAGAGCGAAAGCAGCAAAAGAGCCGCCAATGATCATGCTCAGCTGGTAAAAGCTCAAGCTACCGGTAATATTCTTCTCGGCATCTATTGTGTGTTAGCCGGAGGTCGACGTGTCGGCGGGGCTGGTAGTACCTTGAGCAAAAGAATGCGTAGGGCAAGTAACGTTCGACTTATCGTCGTCACCGCTTCTAAAGAGACCCATCGTGGTGGTGTTCTATAAAGTtcagaaaaaggaaaaaagaaacGAGTATATGCTGAGATGTAGTCGCTTGTCTGTTGTGAAGATGAAATGTGAATTTTCGCAACCGGCGACAGAAGCTCAATATATACAAATCCCAACGCCGTCATCTTCAAGCTAGACCCCTGCAATGAAACCCTCAGATACTAGGTAATCTAAGCGCAGTATCAGCACAGCCAGCTATGGATCAGCGTCAGCCCTACGGCATAGCTTCCCACTAAAACGGCCATTGATACGACCGATCTGCCGACCTTGGCACCTTTTCTGTATCGTGAACAACGGGGTGCTCCGCGGGCTTGTCCGGTAGATGCAGGGATCAGCGTGTCAGCCATTCATAGCTTGCCAGGGGTTTGGGAGCGGCCGGCTGGCTTACTTTTGTGGCTGTACCCTGTCGACTTGAAAAGTCGCTCTTGTGAGGAGTTGATAGGGCAATGGGAGTAGTTGAATCCACTTTGTTCAACGCTCTGCCAAGAAATTCATCTGGACCCTTAGATATCCTATCCAAGCTTAGCTTCAACCATGTCCTGGTCCAATCTTAACGCGAAAAAAGActtctttgatgagatcTCAAATTGAAACAAGATATTAACATTAATGCTTGTTCTTGCGGCCTCCCACACAGTGCGAGATCGGCAGTTGTAGTTCGAATGAATCACTGTTTTTAGCATCTCCATTCGAACGTGGCTTAGAAGAGTGACGATGTCGCTCGAATGGTTCGTCAAAAGCGGTCTAGCTTCGCGATGATCAAAACACAACCCCACCTCGCGTTTAGATAAGGCGGGAAATCGGCACGATAAGGAAATTATCGAAACTTTTGCTCAATGCGGTTCAGATTAGGGATGATCATGTCGAATTGGTTTCAGAGCATGAGATTATCCTTGCTGAAGGATCTGAAAGGATCCGCTAGGCagtcttttttatttctcttGGAAAACCTCTGCCGAAGGCTACTCGACATATCATTGCCACTAGCTCGACGCGAAGGTGTCTTGAAGCTTTGTGTGACATACCCTATACAACGTAACACTCATTAGTTTGCGGACCAACAAAGTTACTCCTCAAGAAGGATTGTTAACAAGGCGGCGCAGATGAATCTTTATTTTAGAGCTCGAAATCAAGTTTAGACTACAATTAACCTGGGCTAAGAAGGTCCAAAAATCCTCGTAAGAATGGAGAGTCGGAGGATGTATCACCGTCTCTGTTTGTTGCGTACGCTTGATAGGAAGTCAAAACTCTACCTGGAATCATGCTTAACATTTCTTACACGACTTTATTTCTTCGATTAGCTTAACATATCCTTTTACTCATGATACTCGGGCCCCAAAGTCCCCATACTAACGTAGCCTTCGCGCACTTTCGTTCCTGCGCCTACTCTTCACTTCAGAGCTGACCCTGCATGTAGCCCACCTGCAATAGAGTCAGTAATCATATATCCAATCAATGACTAGGAAACGAACCTGTAACAAGCATATCTGCACCTGTTGTAAACGCAGCTGCATCGCTCAGCAAATAGCACACCATAGGTGTCAGATCCTCCGGCACGCCCAGTCGTTGTAATGGGGCTCCATTTTCGTACCAGTCAAGGATagccctcttctctccctgTAAGCGTGCTAATAGAGGGGTTTGGATCGCTCCTAGCCCATGATTAGTGGCATGACTGAGATTGTCGAAGATGACTTACCTGGCGAGATGCAGTTGACCCTGATGCCATACTGACCCAGCTCGCCGGCAAGGGGACCCATAAGACCCTTGATAGCAGCTTTGCTGGCATTATAAGCGGATTTTGGTTGCACTGGAACGTATAGACTTTGCGCATTGATGCTGGCGATCGCAACAATACTTCCAGGCGTTTTGGTCTCGACAAGATGTTGTGCGAGAAGCTTGATAGTCCAGTACGTCCCCATAACATTGACGTTGAGGACTCGCTGGGTGACTTCCCAGTCAGCGTCGAGCAATGGTGTATCCATCACAATGCCTGCCGCCGTGAGCGCTCCATGAAGCTGTCCGCCCATGGCTTCAACACATTCAGCAAAAGCCTTCTCAAGGGATTCTTGTTTGGTTACATCGCCTCGGGTGTAAAATGTCTTGACGCCATAGCGATCACTCAGAGATTTGAACTCTTCTACCGGTTCGGGAGCTGTGTCGATGACAGCGACGCCGCCGCCTAGTTGGGCTATAGCTTTGGCACAGGCAAAACCAAtacctccacctcctcctgTGATGAGGAAGTTCTTGCCGGTTAAATCAAATCGATCCGTGACTTTGACGTCGCCAAGACCCCGAGGGTTGAAGGTTGTCATGATTGCGGAGATGTGAGGCTGCGAGGTTACTGGTGCTCGGGATGAATGCTTTTAAATTATATGATAGCCCAGCTTATATGCCATCTCAGATATAAGATTGGCTTGGAGCAGCGGCTATATAATCTCTTTGCTATGAGATTTAATGATAACGGCTTCTTCTGCCGCAAGCGCCATGATCCACGGCTTCAGAAGCCGAAGCGACTCAACACTGAGAGTCCAAATTGCGACGCCATGATTCGCCAGAGCCAGACGTAGAGAATGCGGGGTAACCGATCCACAGTCTTTCTAGATATGGTTGggtttggtgttgaagccGATACCCACTGACTCTTTTGAGTCCTGCGAACGATACTTAGCGCGGAAACATTCCCTACACACCAAAGTTGCCGCCGGTTATCAGATAACGGCATCGCACCCGAGGATTTTGTACTTCTGTGCGACAAGTAGCTTATATATGACCCGAGAAGAACTGATATAATACACATAACAGTCCCCAAGCCTTATCAGATATTCCTGTCCCAAAAGCCAAACCTCTACTCGTCAATTACCTCAATCAGTGTCTGTTCATCACCTGAGTTCCCCTCCTCATATCATGACTGAAACCGCGAAGACCAAGCCCCGCGTCAGTCTTGGGCTCCTGACATTCGGCCCTGAAGGCTCAGAAACCTACGGAAGCCGCATTACCTCCCTCGACACTTTCAACCAATGCCTCGACTACTTGCAGTCGCGCGGCTACAATGAAGTGGACACAGCCAGAACCTACGTCGGCGGTCAGCAAGAAGGCTGGACCAAGCGTACCAACTGGCGAGAACGCAACCTTACTCTTGCTACAAAGTGGTATCCTTACAAACCTGGCGATCACTCCAAGGCCATTGTCAAGCAGAATTTGAATAAGAGTCTTAGCGAGCTTGGTTCCGATAGCGTGGATATCTTCTATCTGCACGCACCAGATCGATCCGTCCCGTTTCAGGAGACGCTTGAGGCCTGTAATGAACTTTATAGACAGGGGAAGTTCAAAAGGCTTGGCTTGAGCAATTATGCGGCGTGGGAAGTTGCTGAGCTTTGCACCATTGCGGACCAGAAAGGATGGGTCAGACCAAGCGTTTATCAGGCTATGTACAATTGCTTGACTCGCGCCattgaagaagaacttgTTCCATGCTGCCGCAAATTCGGGATGGATATTCTTGTCTATAATCCCTTGGCTGGTGGTGTACTTTCAGGTCGCTACAAAAGCAAAGAGATCCCCGCTGACGGCGGACGATATTCTACCCAGGACCCGGTGATTGGGGCGATGTATCGGGACAGATACTTCAAGGATGTCAACTTTGAGGCTTTGAAGGTGATTCAACCTGTTGCTGACAAACTGGGGTTGACGCTCTTGGAGATTGCATTCAGATGGCTTGTTCACCAtagcaagctcaaggtcaTGGATGGCAACGATGGGTTGGTTATTGGTATCAGCTCGCTCAGCCAGCTTGAGAGTAATCTGGATAATGTTGAGAAGGGTCCGTTGCCAGAAGAGGTGCTGGAGGTATTGGATGAGGCATGGAAGATCACCAAGCCTTCTTGCTCTCTTTACTGGAGATAGTCCTGTTATTGTTCTCCCTCACGAATCGACTCTGATGAACTGAGAGTTGTTTCCCAGAGGTACGATGTGaccttataataaattcCGCTTCATCGCGGACTCTGCTCCAACTGCCTCACTGTTTTGCTTTTGCTCTAGCACTAAGATCGCTTACTCGTAATGTTATGTCTGTTTACATCGCCCCCACTATTCCGATTCCAGCTGTGGTCAGCTGCCCAATCTAGCCAAGCGTGATAATTATCGTGTTCTCACGACGGCGCAGCAACGCGCTGCTCCACGAAACCACTCATCAGAAAATTACCTACTCATCCCTTGCCACCCCGAGTGATCCAAAGCCACTAGGAACTGGAAGATTTACAGACTTTTTGATCGCCTTTATTGAAACTATTCGATCTGAGCTATCACGATGGTCCGCCCGTCCACGTTTTTGATCTTTAGCCTGTTCGGCTCAGCTCTTGCTGTCGCCGCGCCGCAGTTTGACCAAGGGGCGGAGTTACGCAAGTCAGAATGTGATGTATGTGACTCTTAACACGTCTTGTGAGGCTAGAAACTAATGAATGTGTCAGAATGGCTGTTTCGATGACAGCTTCCCCGGCGGTTCATGTACCAATGATCCAGCCTGTATGTGCACTCAGAAGAAGTACCGTGAGGCCTATTTCTGCTGTATGGCCAAGAAATGTGATGCAGATGTGATGCCTGGTCAGTATCCTCAAACTTGGAAGACTGAACTCCTCTAACGAACTACATGCAGAATCTGTCGAGCGCCAACATACAGAATGCCAGGCCAGGAACCTCGACTTCACCTTTGACGCTGAGAAAGTTTGCGGTATCAAGTTGGAGGCGACCAGTACCTCTGCTGCTTCGTCAACCACGAGGCATGCCGGAACTACTTCGCACGTTTCACACGGatcttcagcgacatcggCCTCGGCCTCTACGACATCAGATGCAGAAACTACCAGTAGCACCGAGGGTGCTGAGAGTGATTCAAGTACTGCTCAGGAGTCATCTACAGGTGGCGCAGCCCCTGTGACTGACAGTGCACCACGGTTGGGTGCACCTTTTGGGGTACTGAGTGTGCTATTTATGGTCTTTGGGATGCTTCTCTAGGTCGAAGCACTGGGTTTGATAAACATCTAtgataatattaataaaaatactaCTATTCCTCAATATCTTTTGATGAGAGTGCTGAACACTTCATCGCCGTCTCAATCGagagatcttcttccataAGTTGAGTATCTGTTAGGTTAGCAGTTGGGCTTCAATAGGTTATCCTGCACTTACACCGGCCAATAAGCATGAATGGTTCTGTCATTCAGGTCCCTTCTGACCTTTGCCAAAAAGACGGTAACCTCTTCCTGGCTCCACCCAAGAACTCTCGTCAAAGCTGCCATGGACAGTGcttcaagacccttgaaACTATCCATGTTGAGATTGTTCCACTCACCAATCTCCTTATACCTTTTATCCAGAGGCCAGCGGTTCGTCGGCCACTTAAAAACAGTCTCTACAATATCCACGAATCCCGCATCGCGTAGAatgtccttgttctttttATTATCCTGGAACGGGCGACCAATCTTGGTGGATGCTTCGTCAAGAAGGTGGATAAGCTTGGAGAGATGATGATCCTCGGTTAGGGTGTTGTCGTCTGAATGAGCGAAGAGGTCGatttcaagaagctccacGTAACCACCTGGAACAAGATTGCTAAGGGAAGTTAATCAGCCTCACTGTGCTCAAAGTAGTCATAGATCTTACTCGTAAATGCTGCTCACAAGGTTCGGCCAGCTCTTGATGCTAAACGTCATCATCCTACTGTGAACGTAGTCGAATGGCTCAGAGAAGTTCCACGGCTCTTCGATATCATCGATGAAGAACTCCACGTTCGGAGGAACACTGAACAATGTCAGTGCGCATCCCATAATGTTCCGATCATATAGTACAAATCAGGTTGGATAGGCGAAAGGTCGACACCAATCACTTTTGTTTCGGGATGTTCGTCTGCGTAGTCGATGGCCCATATTCCCGTCCCGGTGCCAACGTCAAGAACACGCTTGGCCTTAGAATTAGGATCATTCGGGGGTGCGAGACCGAGTTTGTTATCGAGCATCAAAATAAACAAGTTATGCTGCAAGTCTAGTTGCGAAAATCAGCAGTGAAGGCGGCCTTTCGAGGCTTTGCCATACCAAgtctctccttctcgacgtcGTCATTAGGAAGGTTATACTCTGTAATCATTagtcaacaacagcagaGCAGCAATTCAAGAGACTGACTCCCATCCTTATACCGATGATAGGTCCTGCCGTTTTCTTTTCGATAGTCCAGAATGGAGCTTCTTAAGCTCTCAGACGTGGACGCTAAGCTCTTTTCCACTAGGTCAGGTCGGCAACGACAAACGTTGGTGAGAAGTGACCTACCAATCCCATAGATGAGTCATGCTCTTCGTCAGACTGAAATTCGTGGTTAGTGAGTCTCCCTGTCCTTCTCAGCAATTGGTAGAAGAACCTGTTCATCCGGTACTAGGTCAGGCTCCGCGTTGACAGTTGGTTCTGCCATTTTGATGCAAATGATTTAATCACGCAATGTTAAAAACTTCCCCGCTCAGAGGATATCCGGCTGCTTTATGAGTAAATCACAATCCCAGTCGATATTTGTCATCCTGTTGGTTGAGTTCACTGCATATGCAGCTGGATGACCAGGGTCTGATCATACGATGTTCCAAGGCAATGAGTATTTTGAACAGATGACAGTGCGCACTGATTTCTCTTTATTATACGAGCGACTTGATGAATCAGAGAGTCATATCAAGGCTTATACAGACTATACAACTCTGCGCTTTTATATGGGTGGACTTACCAAAGAGGGGGGTGGTTTGGCTACGCCCCAACTATTCCGCCCAAACAAGCCGATGAGGAGCACTATTGACATGATGAATATTCTATAGGGGCCAAATATGTTCAACAATTCAGGTCACActctgatgatgctgatacTGGGTTCTTAATGAGTCGCTCAGCTGCTAGGTTCATCCTCACGGATGTACTCGTTCTACGCACAAAAGTTGCCAAAATTAATTCTCATTGGCAATCTATCTACATATCTAATCCATCTCGCCACATACTTACCAGATATCCTACAATTCTGAGAAGCTCCTCCAAAATTTCCTCCGTTGTGATCTCTAATTCCTCCAACCAAATTCGCTTTTTTTGTACTTTCCTCAATTTTCATTTTTCCCTAGCgatcttttttcttttgcttcagAAGTTCGCCACGGTCCTGGTCGTTCATCGCCTACTCACTGATACTCTTGACGACAGAAGGATGGAAACTTACTGATGAGCTACCCAAGACAACCCCACCtagtggtggtggtggtgaccATGGCTCTCACGACAACCCTGGGGACGGGGTTCGTTCTGGTGACGGGGAGGATGGCCCATCGGGAAAAACTGGGGAGATTGCTCaccttgttgagaaggataCTGCTGAACGGTGTGACGACCACCAGAACCGCTCTGAAACTGCTGGGGAGTCTGGAACCGCGGAGCATCCTGGAACAGAGGTCCATTCGGGAACAGAGTTGTACTCTGGACcccctgctgctgctggcgcTGGCCTCTAGGGGGAAACTTGCGTTCGTCAGTAGCTTTCGCCTCCTCACAAGGGGGGCAGACCCAGTAGCGCCactccagcttctcctcgaaCTCTGGGCAAGCACCGGTAACCTCGGGGTCGTAGCGATAGGCGTTATCCTTAAGGACTCCGCAAAAGACACACTCGTGGACCCAGAAGATGGTGACACACATGGTGAAGGATGATGGAGACTTTTGCTAAGAAGAGTTTCTCTTCTGCGTGTAAGGGTTGTGAGTAGTGTTTGGTGAGTAAATGTTGAGATTGGTTGAGATGGTATGTGAAAGTTGCTGTGAAGGCTGTTATGAAGGTGGATGAGATggtggatgatgatgggttTGGAGGTGATGGGATGGAGCTATTTAAAGGATTTCAGTCAACCATGCGTAAGGAACAAGATGTTCTCTATTACTCCTATTGAATGTTGATGTTCAGTATGACAATTAGTATAGTTTTCCCTGAATTCTTGATTATGCAGTCTGCTGATGTTCGAAAATCTGGAACGAGAAAACTGAACATCATCGACCAGCATTCATCTCGGATCTCTTGGCCACCATTGGATGACATATTGATTCTCATATAGCCTCTTCAATGAACGTGGTTCTCATCAATGCTGCTCATCCTTTAGTCGATAGAAcattaattaaataagagTTTCAAAACAGAATGATATATACTACGTACCTCGGGCAAAGAATAAAAGGCTGAACAACTCACGTCAATGCCAAACTGCAGAGGTAAGCTACAAGAATTGAGCACTATTTGCCAGTAACAATAGCTAATATGAGATTGATCTACCGATAGTTCATCGTTACCACATTGACAAAGAAAATGAGTGTACAGTTACAAATACCGAATTCCTAACTAGTACTCTGTTCATACACCCCATGCATCGCAACACTTTCATGGCATACCCTAGTTAAGCTGAATATGATTGGGCAGCCTGTCACAGGCCCTGGTAAATTCATGCAGCTTACAGCCAGTGATAATTGCTGATTGTGGGCCACTCACCTTCAGGCAGCACTTGAAATCTCATGGACACCCAAACTGCTATGTTGACCTTACAAACCCAATATCAAAAATGGTTCTGTCGAAACAGACCACTGAAGAAAGGCTATGCTCGCGATGTGAATCCCTAGACCTCGACAATATTCTGTCCGGTCGTTGGACCAATGTCGAATGCCGGGAGCCAGTAGCCTTCTTTGGCAAGCGAAGTGCTGTTCTTCATAACGAAGGCTGTCCCCTCTGCCAAGCGCTGTTTTACATTGCGGCCGGCGAACATAACACTTGGTCCCGCAGAAGAGAAGATAAATTCTGCATGTTCACTATCCCAAGCCA includes these proteins:
- a CDS encoding oxidoreductase — protein: MTETAKTKPRVSLGLLTFGPEGSETYGSRITSLDTFNQCLDYLQSRGYNEVDTARTYVGGQQEGWTKRTNWRERNLTLATKWYPYKPGDHSKAIVKQNLNKSLSELGSDSVDIFYLHAPDRSVPFQETLEACNELYRQGKFKRLGLSNYAAWEVAELCTIADQKGWVRPSVYQAMYNCLTRAIEEELVPCCRKFGMDILVYNPLAGGVLSGRYKSKEIPADGGRYSTQDPVIGAMYRDRYFKDVNFEALKVIQPVADKLGLTLLEIAFRWLVHHSKLKVMDGNDGLVIGISSLSQLESNLDNVEKGPLPEEVLEVLDEAWKITKPSCSLYWR